In a genomic window of Erigeron canadensis isolate Cc75 chromosome 5, C_canadensis_v1, whole genome shotgun sequence:
- the LOC122599172 gene encoding myb-like protein X: MGEEDAANEVAETAGNGVVDKEVKDVSEKKEEETEKEEVKEMEVDGKDKENDESKEIEVDKEDKEVSENAKEEEKEEEVVKDKKEEGEDKAGEEPKSEAMEVDEKETPDEDTEKKDAEDAAPKKDEENPDEENQDGENQEEEKQDEENQEEEKQDEEKQVKKGSKKSSRKKSGGGEKSNSKTKASGEKKVKEKKEKEPTTPAAPTIERPVRERKSVERLVAVIDKDTVKEFHIAKGRGTALKDIPNVAYKLSKKKLNDDTIKVLHNVLYGRQGKALQHKSNILRFSGFVWTENEEKQKLKIREKLDKFKKEKLLEFCDLFDITISRSTGKKEDVIATLIEFMLAPHATTSELLAEKEQSSKGKKRKSASKKSSSTPRSKPSKSSSKKIKTSEEDIKKGAPETDDSDDQEEDEEDKDTEEHENADGAPEKSEDEKSEETASEEHVAEPESEEENSKKRKRGSSKSSKKELGVKPITKKAATVKKRSSPQKKTPAKSSTSGSKVEESDPGRKTFSRKKKDTAVEEKPVTTKKAAAPKEKTGKKTLKEKSKSEKQKISDDELRDAICEILKEVDFNTATFIDILKQLADRFNTDLTSRKASIKFMIQEELTKLADEGDEEDEEEPEKTGKQASAKGVKA; encoded by the exons ATGGGGGAAGAAGATGCGGCAAATGAAGTTGCGGAGACGGCGGGGAACGGGGTTGTGGATAAAGAGGTTAAAGATGTAAGTGAGAAGAAAGAGGAGGAAACGGAAAAGGAGGAAGTTAAAGAGATGGAGGTGGATGGAAAGGATAAAGAGAATGATGAAAGTAAAGAAATTGAGGTTGATAAGGAAGATAAAGAGGTAAGCGAAAATgcgaaagaagaagaaaaggaggaggaggtggtaaaggataagaaagaagaaggagaaGACAAAGCAGGCGAAGAACCCAAGAGTGAAGCAATGGAAGTTGATGAGAAGGAAACTCCAGATGAGGACACTGAGAAAAAGGATGCAGAAGATGCTGCTCCGAAAAAAGACGAGGAGAACCCGGATGAGGAGAATCAGGACGGGGAGAATCAGGAAGAGGAGAAACAGGATGAGGAGAATCAGGAAGAGGAGAAACAGGATGAGGAGAAACAGGTAAAGAAGGGATCAAAGAAAAGTTCAAGAAAGAAGAGCGGCGGTGGAGAAAAAAGCAACAGCAAGACGAAGGCATCAGGAGAGAAAAAAGTGAAGGAAAAAAAGGAGAAGGAACCCACAACTCCCGCTGCTCCTACAATCGAGCGGCCTGTACGAGAGCGAAAATCTGTAGAACGGTTGGTTGCAGTCATTGACAAAGACACTGTCAAGGAATTTCATATTGCCAAG GGCCGTGGTACAGCACTGAAGGATATTCCAAATG TTGCATACAAGTTATCAAAGAAGAAGTTGAATGATGACACTATTAAAGTGCTTCATAACGTTTTATATGGAAGGCAGGGAAAG GCTTTGCAGCACAAGAGTAATATCTTGCGTTTTTCTGGCTTTGTCTGGACTGAAAATGAG GAGAagcaaaaattgaaaataagagAAAAGCTTGACAAGTTTAAGAAAGAAAAGCTGTTGGAATTCTGTGATCTGTTTGACATTACCATCAGCAGATCTACAGGAAAGAAG GAAGATGTCATAGCGACACTGATTGAATTTATGTTGGCTCCTCATGCCACTACTAGCGAGCTGCTCGCAGAAAAAGAACAG TCAAGCAAAGGCAAAAAGCGTAAGAGTGCAAGCAAGAAAAGCTCATCAACCCCTCGGTCCAAACCGTCAAAGAGCTCATCTAAG AAGATTAAAACTTCAGAAGAGGATATTAAGAAGGGTGCACCTGAAACAGATGACTCGGATGatcaagaagaagatgaagaggacAAAGATACTGAAGAACACGAAAATGCGGACGGTGCTCCAGAAAAGTCCGAGGATGAGAAATCCGAGGAGACTGCAAGCGAAGAACATGTGGCTGAACCCGAGTCCGAAGAAGAAAACAGTAAGAAGCGCAAAAGAGGTTCAAGCAAATCTTCAAAGAAGGAATTGGGTGTGAAACCTATAACAAAAAAAGCAGCTACAGTTAAAAAGCGTAGCTCACCTCAAAAGAAGACTCCAGCCAAATCATCTACAAGTGGCTCAAAAGTCGAAGAAAGTGATCCTGGTCGCAAGACTTTTTCCAGGAAGAAGAAAGATACAGCAGTTGAAGAGAAGCCTGTAACTACAAAGAAGGCTGCTGCTCCCAAAGAGAAAACTG GGAAAAAGACTCTGAAAGAGAAATCTAAGTCGGAAAAGCAGAAAATAAGTGATGATGAGCTCAGAGATGCAATATGTGAGATCCTTAAAGAAGTAGACTTCAATACG GCCACCTTTATCGATATTCTCAAGCAGCTTG CTGACCGATTCAATACGGATCTGACATCAAGAAAGgcatccataaaattcatgatcCAGGAAGAGCTGACTAAGCTAGCTGACGAAGGAGACGAGGAGGATGAAGAAGAACCGGAGAAGACTGGAAAGCAAGCATCTGCAAAAGGGGTAAAGGCATGA